In Candidatus Thorarchaeota archaeon, the sequence TCGCCTGTAGTCGATAATCTACATCTGCAATGCGAAGCACGTTTACTCCACATGCGCCCGGATGGCCGCCCGACAGTCCCCAAGGGGCAAGCGTCCGTCGCTCCGACTGGATAGCCAGCGTGCATCCATCCGCCAACAGCTCAATCTCTCTGAC encodes:
- a CDS encoding hydantoinase B/oxoprolinase family protein, which codes for VREIELLADGCTLAIQSERRTLAPWGLSGGHPGACGVNVLRIADVDYRLQAKSSVLLPRGAIVRIETPGGGGWGAPDDLLSETHSRP